CTGCCCTGCAGGTGATCAAGTGCGCCCCGGGCGTCAAGTCCGTGAGCTCCGTGTTCTTCATGTGCATGCCCGGCAAGACTTACATCTACGGCGACTGCGCTATCAACCTGAACCCCACCGCCGAGGAACTCGCGGGAATCGCCATGCAGTGCGACGACACCGCTAAGGCCTTTGGCCTTCCCAGCCGTGTCGCGATGCTCAGCTACAGCACCATGAACAGCGGCAAGGGCCCGGATGCAGACCTCGTGCGCGAAGCGACCAAGATCGTTAAGGAAGCCCGCCCCGAGATGCTCGTGGATGGCCCGCTGCAGTACGATGCCGCGACCGTGCCGAGCGTCGGCTCCCTCAAGGCTCCGGGCAGCACCGTCGCCGGCAAGGCCACCGTGTTCGTGTTCCCGAGCCTCTCTGCGGGTAACATTGGCTACAAGGCCGTGCAGCGTAGCGCGCAGGGCACCATCGCCATCGGCCCCATGCTCCAGGGCCTCGCGAAGCCGGTGAACGACCTGAGCCGTGGCGCCCTCGTCGAAGACATCGTCTACACGATTGCCTTGACTGCTGTGCAGGCGGGTTAAGCCCGCGTCACACCGAAGCCTTGCGTAGCAAGGCAAGTGTGTCCATTAGCATATATCAAAAAAATCGCCTGCTATTTCGCAGCCGATTTTTTTTGGATGCCCTTGTCAAGCAAAGCTTGACTGCGGCATGACATTTCATATTATTTCTTGTCTAACTTCGCGTTGATTTTCTTCTTCAGTTCTTTCAACTGCCAGCGCCCGCGCTTGTCTTCCATAAAGTAGCTTGTACGTATTCCGCGGGAAAGTCCGCGCTCTATCAGGTCGAGCGCGTCGGCGTATCGCTTCTGCTCGAACCGCAGTTCGGCAAGGAAGAAGTAGTTGTATAGGTCCTTCGGGTCCTGCTGCAGGGCCATGTTCAGGTACTTGTCGGCGAGGTCCTTGTCGGGCCACGTGAGAATCAGGGGCACGTAGGGCAAAAGCTGGTGGGCGCGACCGAGCACTTGCCAGTCCTCAGTCTTTGTGGCCACGTCGCGCACGATTGTCGCAATCCCGTCCTTTACCGCCTGCAGCGGGTTCTTGTCGGCCCCCCACATCGATACCGCGGTTGCGTATATATGCGAGATGTCCTTGTTCTTCGGGAACTTCGCATAGGCCGCCTCGCTGATGTTTTTCAGGGAGTCCAGCTTCTGCGAGCGCTTCTTTTTGTCGAAGGGTACAAAACGGAAAGAAAAGTACAGGCTCTTCACGTAGCCCTCGGTCGCCGCCTCGGCAACAGATGCGTCGTCCATCGCCTTCCTGTAGGCATCAATCATGAGTTTCGCATTGTGTGCATCCGCCTTGTCGCCCTTTGCGCGTTCGGCCCTGGCCGCATAGCACGAATCCGCAAAGCGCAGGTCGTCGTTTGCGAAAACCGTGAACGTACAGAGCAGTACGGCAAGTGCTATTTTGGATGCAATACGCATTTAGGTCTGCCAGTTCCTCAGAAACTTGTTGACGTGCGCAATCCTGTTCTTTTCTTCGTCGGTGCCGTGGAATGTCTTGAACAGCAGGTTACGGTATTCCATCATGGCGGTGCGAATCAGAATCTTGTCTTCTTTCTTGAGCATAGTGCGGTAATAATACAAAAAAAATTAAATGTTACTTTATTTGTTGCCCTTGCCCTTGCCTGCAAAGTAATCCTGCTGGCGGGTGGCCCCGAGCACGGCGTGCCACAGCGTGCCGTTCGGGTCGATCTTCTTCCTTTCGTTCACGGCGTACTCTATGGGTACGTGGCTGAACTGCTCGTTCATGCTGCCCACCACCATGTCGGTCTTGCCCGCCATGCCGGCGTGAACCGCGCTTTCTGCCAGCTGGAAGCAGAAGATGGCGTCGGTTCCCTTCGCGGGGATGCTCCGCACCATGTAGCTCGGGTCGAAGTACTTGATGTTCACTTCCTTGCCGACCTTGTCGAAGTGTTCCTTTATCTTGCGCGTCAGGAATTCGCCGATGTCGTTCTTCAGGATGTTCCCGCTCGCGTCGCGGCGTTCTTCCTGGTCCTTGAACAGTTCCTGCCCGGCGCCTTCGGCGACGGCGATAACCGCGTGTGTCTTGCCACTGCTGTAGCGGCTCTCGAGAGCCTTGAACAGGCCTTCCAGCGTGAAGGGAACCTCGGGCACGAGGCAGAAGTTCACGACCGTAGTCGCGAGCGCTGCGTATGCGGCAATGAAGCCCGAGTCGCGGCCCATGAGCTTCACTAACCCAAGCCCGTTGAATGCGCCGTTCGCCTCGTTGTGTGCGCTCGTAATCACGTCGGTCGCGCTGAGGACCGCGGTCTCGAAACCGAACGTGCGGTCGATGAGGTTCAGGTCGTTGTCGATAGTCTTCGGGATGCCGATAATCGAGATGGGCTGCCTGCGCTTCTTGACTTCTTCGGCAATCGCGTGTGCGCCGCGGAGGGTGCCGTCGCCGCCGATGCAGAACAGCACGTTGATGTTGAGGCGCATCAGGGTATCCACCATCACCACCGGGTCCTGCATGCCGCGTGAACTCCCGAGAATCGTGCCGCCGTCTTCCTGGATGGAATCGACCACGTCGGGGTTGAGCGTGATGGGCGAGTAGCCGTATGCGGGGTTGAGTCCGCGGTAGCCGTAGGGGATGCCAAAAATATTGCGGACGCCGTAATCGAACCAGAGCACCTGTACGAGGCCCTTGATCACGTTGTTGAGGCCGGGGCAGAGCCCGCCGCAGGTCACCACGCCGGCGCGTGTCCAGGCGGGGTCGTGGAAAATGGTTTCGCGCGGGCCGGCCGCCTCGAGCGACGGGACCTCGATACCCTTGTCTATGAATTCGTGTATGCGCTTGATGTCGGTGGTGAGGCTGATGCGGTCGTCTTCCGAGACGAACTTGATTCCCTTCATGGGGGATTTCAGCGTGCCTTTGCCGACGGTTTCAATAGAAAGGTCAAAATCTTTCGGGTTGGCGAGAATGTCTTCTTGGGTCATAGTGACCCTAAAATACTAAAAATCCGGAGCCCGCGCCCACTATACCATCGGCGGGAAATGGATTTTCGTGCGCAAACCGGGGTTCGCGTTCTCTATCTCGATTTTCATGTTCGAGAGCGCGCAGAGTTTTTTCACCATCGAGAGCCCGATGCCCGTGCCCTTCGTGGTGCGGGTCATCTCGTTTTCTACGCGGTAGAATTCCTGGAACACCTTCTTCATCTCGGAGGGCGGAATGCCCGGGCCGTAGTCGCGCACGGCGAGGTACACGTGGTCGCCTTCCGTCTTCATCTCGATGATAATCATCTTGTAGTCGGCGTTCTTCGAGAACTTGAGCGAGTTGTCCACGAGGTTCGTGAGAATCTGCATCACGGCGTCGCGGTCCATCATCAGCTGCACGCGGTCAATATCCGAGTCGCACGACACGGTGAGTGAAAAACCGTGGTCCTCGATGTTCTTGGTGTACATGGTCACGAAGTCGTCGAGCACGGCCTTCGGCCAGTCCTTCCTGATGTTTGCCACCCAGCGGTTGCCGTCGATTTTCGAGAGGTCGAGTACGTTCTGGATAAGCCTCGTGAGGCGGTCGCTCTCGCTTGCAATCTGGTCAAAGCTGCGCTTGCGCTTGGCGTCGTCCATCTTCTGATAACTTGTCTGTAATATCTCGGCGCGCATCTTGATGGTGGTGAGCGGTGTCTTGAGTTCGTGACTCACCGCCGATATAAAGTCCTGTCGCTTCTGGGCCAGGTCGAGCTGGCTCTGCGTAAGCCGGTAGATAGAGATGAGGCCGCCCCCCAGAAGCAGGAACATGATTCCGCCTATCAGGAACAGCAGCTGCCCGTTGCTGATAATCTGGCCGTTGCCGCCTGCCTCCTGCACCGACTTGTCGACGTAGACGCTCATGGTGATGGCGTTCAGCGGTTCGGCGAGGTTTTCCTCGAATACCTTCACGGCGAAGCGGGTGTCGATACCGAACGATACGAGGTCTCCCTTGTACGTAAACTTCAGGGCGAGGTGGTTGTCTTCGTTCGCGTAGTCGCCCACCTCGAGATCCACGATGCTCCTCAGGTATTCGCGAAGGTCTACCACGAACCCCTGCACAAAGTTCTCCTCGCCGCGCAGCACGTTTCTGTAGAACACGATGTACTGGCGGTTCAGTTCCGCCTGGAACGATTCGATGGCGATGTCCATCGTGCCCACGTACGGGAATATCCTGTACAGGCCCGAGGTGTCCATCTTGGCCGATTCCACGTTGAACGCGAACTGTTCCTGCTCGGAGGTGCGCTCCACGCGCATGCGCTTCTTGCGGTTCTTGCTCTTGGAAAGGTCCACCTCGTTGGCGAGCTGGTCAAGCGCGTTGGAACTTTCGCCTGCAGTCTTGGAGGTATCCAGCGTGGCGGCCGTCCCCTTGTTCTTGATGCCCATGTCGCGCACGATAAACTTGAGCCTGTTCTGGAACGACTCGCGGATATCCTTGTTCTCGAGCTGCACCTGCCCGAGCGCGCCCGCCGGCAGGTAGGGGGTACTGAACACGCCGTCGGGGTCTATCTGGAAATGCCCGATAAGTCCGGCGTACTGGCTGCAGTAGTCCAGCTTGCTGGAATCGCTATTGCACGATGTTACCGGGAAGTTGAGCGCGAGGTCCGAGTAGGTGGGCTGCTCGCCTGCAGAAATGGTCTTCGCGACCTTGATGAACCTGTACTCCATGAAGGAGCGCTTGTTCTCTATCGCGAGGTCGTCCTTGATGCGGTTGTTCGCCATCTTCAGGACCTGCGTTGCGTGCATGGCCCATTCCGCCTTCGACTCGTCCTGCATGTGCAGGTACGAATCGTAAAGCAGCCCCGCCACCGGGAGTGCAATCACGGCGAAGATGGCTGAATAGATGAGAACGAGACGTTTCTTTATTAAGCGGTTTTTGAGCATTCAGGTGTAGAACGCATCTGGTAGCCTTCGCCACGGAACGTGACCAAGAGCTTCGGATGGGAAGGATCGTCCTCGATTTTCTTGCGGAGCTTGGTGATGTGGATGTCGACGGTGCGGGTATCCACGGATTCGGCGTTCTCGTAGCCCCAGACTTCGCGGAGCAGTTCGGAGCGCGGGACCGCATGGTCACGGTTGTTCCACAGGTATTCGAGGATTTCGATTTCCTTGCGCGTGAATGCGAGTTCTTCCTTGCCGCGCGTGCCTGCGTATTCGCGGAAGTTCACGCGGAGGTTGCCTGCCACGAGCTTGCCTTCGTTTTCCATGGACTGGCGGCTGCGGCGGAGTACGGCCTCGATGCGTGCGAGCAGCATCGGGGTGGAGAACGGCTTCGGGATGTAGTCGTCGGCACCGAACTTGAGGCCGTTGATGATGTCTTCGTCGGTGTTCTTTGCAGAGAGGATTATAATGGGGAGGCTTCTGTCCTTTTCGCGAATCTTGTCGCAGACCTCGAAGCCGTTCATGCCCGGGAGCATCACGTCGAGGAGCACCAGTCCGTACTGTCCGGTGAGGGCCTCGGTAAGGCCGCTTTCGCCGTCGGCGACATGCTTTACGTGGTAGCCGTTGAGCTCGCAGAGGTCTACGAGGCTTTCTGCAATTGCAATTTCGTCTTCAACAATAAGAATGCTAGTGTTGCTAGTATTGTTAGCCATTTTTGTTTCCCTTAAACTCCTATGGGGGTATTTAGTTTAAATTGCGAGACCGACGCCGATTTCAGCAGCCATGCGCCCCGGTTCGATTTCTTCCGGGAAGTCGCCGCCGAAGTAGTACTTGAAGTTCGCGTATGCGGCAATCGGGATAATCGGAAGCTTTGCACGCAGGCCAACGAGGATATGGCCGCCGATGCTGGTCTTGAGGCCTTCCTCGAGGGCGGCGTCCTGGATGTTTTCCACAAGGGCGTCGGTAAGGCGCTGTGCCATTGCGTTCTGGTCGGGCAGGGCAATGGAATTGGGGTCGAGCGCCGCTGCCGGGTTGCTCATCACGCCGTCAATCGCGTTCTGCATTTCGGCCTCGAGTTCAGCCTTCACCACGTTGTAGGTGCCGCCCACGACCTTCGAGGTGAAGGGCTGGTTCAGGATGAACGTGTTCATGTAGTAGGTAAGGCCGCCGCCGATGTAGGGGCGGATAATGGGGATGAACGTGATGGGGTAGGTAATGGAGAGGTCGCCGTTCATCTGCACGAACTTCGGGTTCGCCTTGCCGAACGGGGTGCCGCCGAGTTCCACCTCGAGGTCAATCTGCTGGTAGGCGCTCAGGTCGGCTGCCGCAGCACCCGCGAGAACTGCGGTCGGGTCCTTGATGACGAACAGCGATGCGTCGTAGGAGCCGAACTGGATGTTGAAGGTCGCTTCGATGTCGATGATGGGGAGGATATCCACCCACACCTTGAAACCGAAACCGTGCATCATCTCGTCGAATCCGCCGTGCCACAGCTTGACTTCGCCCGCGTCGGTGACGTTGACGCTGTTGCCGAACCTGTCGGGGGTTTCGGCGAAGCCTGTCATCTTGCTGCCGAAATTGGGGGTGTAGTGCGCGCCGATACCGATGATGGCGAATGACTGCGAGGCGAGCAGGGCACCTGCTGCGAGTAGGATTTTAGCGTTCATAAATGCTCCTAGGAAAACTTCTAGACTTGAAACTAGATAAAAATTTTCAAAATGGGGCGCCCCCTGGGGCGAAAAAGTGCCAAAATCCGCTTTTTTGTGATGTTCCGGCGCATTTTATCGGTATTTATGGCTTATTTATCAAGACAATGTAAACAAAATTGTATATACCCGCGAAAAAAAGTATATATTATGTAAGTTTTAAGGGGGTCCCTTGGGATTCCCGGCGACTTTCTTTCCAAGAGGAGAAATATGCGCAAACTGATAACACTGATCGCCCTTATGGGACTCATGGCGAGCCTTTCCTTTGCGGCAGACGATGCCGCCACCCGCCGCCGTTCCGCAAAGGCGTTCGACGAACTTGATGCCGACGAGGCAAGGCCCGCGAAGAGGCCCGCCTACGAGAAGCAGGCCCCTGCCAGGCAGGCGCCCGCTCCCAGACAGCAGTCTATAGCTATGGGCAACCAGGCGTTGCCTACGATTATCGTTGTCCCCGCCCAGAAGGCGAAGGGCATGAGCGACCTCCAGGCGTTCCAAAGCAACCCGAACAACCGTATGGCCATCGAGGCCATCAACGGCTACCTGACTCAGCGCCAGTACGAGGTGAAGTCGCTTGCCGGCGAGGAGACCCTCGGCGAGGTCATCCAGATGCAGCAGGATATCGCCGAGACGGAAGAAGACCTTTCGTACCTCGCGAGCCTCGCCCTGAGTGCCGATATCTACATCAAGTTCTCCGCTTCCATCGAAGGCGGTATCGTGCTTATCGAGCTGAGCGCCTACGAGGCGGCGACTGCGCGCCTGCTGGGTAGCCAGACGAGCCAGGCTGCCGCAAACGGGCAGAGCAAGGGCGCCATTGCGCAGGCGGTATTCGATGCCGCGCACCGTGCCATGCCGGGTCTCGAGAAGAAAATCAAGGGCTACTGGGAAGTGGACCGCAAGAACGGCGTTCAGTACAAGGTAATAATGAAGTTGCAGGGCGACTTTGACGAGCAACGCGTGGAAGATATCCAGGACGACGTGAACATGCTCGCGAAGAAGGCGTTCAAGCGTGTGAACACGAACGTGCAGACGGCAAAGACTATCGACATGACCGTGTTTGCCGACATGGACAAGTTCGCCGACTCGCAGGAAGTCTACAGCTACATCCGTCGCGGGCTCAAGGGTTCCGTGACCGTGCGCAAGATAAACATTACCAAGAAACTGATTTTGATCGAACTCAAGTAGTATGAACATCAAGAAGTTTGCCTTTTTGCTGCTTTCCCTTTCTGTAGCCGCTTTTGCGGGCAAGGTAATCACGTACACCGCCTCCTCGGAGGTTTCGCAGGAACAGGCGAACAACACGGCCATCGCGGGTGTCGCCAAGCAGGTTTCCTCGACGGTCGTGACCGACG
This genomic interval from Fibrobacter sp. UWR3 contains the following:
- a CDS encoding lipopolysaccharide assembly protein LapB; translation: MRIASKIALAVLLCTFTVFANDDLRFADSCYAARAERAKGDKADAHNAKLMIDAYRKAMDDASVAEAATEGYVKSLYFSFRFVPFDKKKRSQKLDSLKNISEAAYAKFPKNKDISHIYATAVSMWGADKNPLQAVKDGIATIVRDVATKTEDWQVLGRAHQLLPYVPLILTWPDKDLADKYLNMALQQDPKDLYNYFFLAELRFEQKRYADALDLIERGLSRGIRTSYFMEDKRGRWQLKELKKKINAKLDKK
- a CDS encoding ATP-dependent 6-phosphofructokinase gives rise to the protein MTQEDILANPKDFDLSIETVGKGTLKSPMKGIKFVSEDDRISLTTDIKRIHEFIDKGIEVPSLEAAGPRETIFHDPAWTRAGVVTCGGLCPGLNNVIKGLVQVLWFDYGVRNIFGIPYGYRGLNPAYGYSPITLNPDVVDSIQEDGGTILGSSRGMQDPVVMVDTLMRLNINVLFCIGGDGTLRGAHAIAEEVKKRRQPISIIGIPKTIDNDLNLIDRTFGFETAVLSATDVITSAHNEANGAFNGLGLVKLMGRDSGFIAAYAALATTVVNFCLVPEVPFTLEGLFKALESRYSSGKTHAVIAVAEGAGQELFKDQEERRDASGNILKNDIGEFLTRKIKEHFDKVGKEVNIKYFDPSYMVRSIPAKGTDAIFCFQLAESAVHAGMAGKTDMVVGSMNEQFSHVPIEYAVNERKKIDPNGTLWHAVLGATRQQDYFAGKGKGNK
- a CDS encoding sensor histidine kinase KdpD, which encodes MLKNRLIKKRLVLIYSAIFAVIALPVAGLLYDSYLHMQDESKAEWAMHATQVLKMANNRIKDDLAIENKRSFMEYRFIKVAKTISAGEQPTYSDLALNFPVTSCNSDSSKLDYCSQYAGLIGHFQIDPDGVFSTPYLPAGALGQVQLENKDIRESFQNRLKFIVRDMGIKNKGTAATLDTSKTAGESSNALDQLANEVDLSKSKNRKKRMRVERTSEQEQFAFNVESAKMDTSGLYRIFPYVGTMDIAIESFQAELNRQYIVFYRNVLRGEENFVQGFVVDLREYLRSIVDLEVGDYANEDNHLALKFTYKGDLVSFGIDTRFAVKVFEENLAEPLNAITMSVYVDKSVQEAGGNGQIISNGQLLFLIGGIMFLLLGGGLISIYRLTQSQLDLAQKRQDFISAVSHELKTPLTTIKMRAEILQTSYQKMDDAKRKRSFDQIASESDRLTRLIQNVLDLSKIDGNRWVANIRKDWPKAVLDDFVTMYTKNIEDHGFSLTVSCDSDIDRVQLMMDRDAVMQILTNLVDNSLKFSKNADYKMIIIEMKTEGDHVYLAVRDYGPGIPPSEMKKVFQEFYRVENEMTRTTKGTGIGLSMVKKLCALSNMKIEIENANPGLRTKIHFPPMV
- a CDS encoding response regulator transcription factor, with the translated sequence MANNTSNTSILIVEDEIAIAESLVDLCELNGYHVKHVADGESGLTEALTGQYGLVLLDVMLPGMNGFEVCDKIREKDRSLPIIILSAKNTDEDIINGLKFGADDYIPKPFSTPMLLARIEAVLRRSRQSMENEGKLVAGNLRVNFREYAGTRGKEELAFTRKEIEILEYLWNNRDHAVPRSELLREVWGYENAESVDTRTVDIHITKLRKKIEDDPSHPKLLVTFRGEGYQMRSTPECSKTA
- a CDS encoding DUF6175 family protein; this encodes MRKLITLIALMGLMASLSFAADDAATRRRSAKAFDELDADEARPAKRPAYEKQAPARQAPAPRQQSIAMGNQALPTIIVVPAQKAKGMSDLQAFQSNPNNRMAIEAINGYLTQRQYEVKSLAGEETLGEVIQMQQDIAETEEDLSYLASLALSADIYIKFSASIEGGIVLIELSAYEAATARLLGSQTSQAAANGQSKGAIAQAVFDAAHRAMPGLEKKIKGYWEVDRKNGVQYKVIMKLQGDFDEQRVEDIQDDVNMLAKKAFKRVNTNVQTAKTIDMTVFADMDKFADSQEVYSYIRRGLKGSVTVRKINITKKLILIELK